The proteins below come from a single Dehalococcoidia bacterium genomic window:
- a CDS encoding sigma-70 family RNA polymerase sigma factor codes for MPRQYYRRKRRISFIPFSDYGRQDIPAKDSAPERVEQQMAIEESLLQVPYDQRNCMVLHFVEGFKYAEIARIMGISEEAVRKRVARGSQRFRAAYGANSGGNGE; via the coding sequence ATGCCGCGCCAGTATTATCGCCGAAAGCGCCGTATTTCATTTATCCCATTCAGCGATTATGGGAGACAGGATATTCCGGCGAAGGATTCCGCTCCAGAGAGGGTCGAACAGCAAATGGCCATCGAAGAGTCTTTGTTACAGGTTCCTTACGATCAGCGGAATTGCATGGTGCTTCACTTTGTTGAAGGATTCAAGTACGCAGAAATCGCCCGGATTATGGGCATCTCCGAGGAAGCGGTTCGCAAGCGAGTGGCCAGGGGAAGCCAGAGATTTCGAGCGGCTTATGGAGCAAATTCGGGGGGTAACGGAGAATGA
- a CDS encoding ATP-binding protein codes for MNRGTSVLKSVKRRLTLRVRLALWVTGLLLAISIGLLVLVNVATPFTTTKTHVMTGQIPVTVVTAQAPEGMGILFGTSSIVPSMVVEGEDVALPPESVTVTFPSGTTFPSEAVYQTSPSSPDEVGESQSYTITFQPSAVERITGVSTSAVREDVFHEMRVISLIGLGVIVLLGGLGAYWLAGRALRPVQKLAQAAQGINAQTLDTRLNLKGPEDELKQLAGSFDSMLNRLESAFEQQGRFVADAAHELRTPLATLRASLNVVGADPNATTEHYREMSLTLERALTRLQRLVDDLLLLATEERFLPDTPIVLEPLLEEALLDLKPLADQHSVNLKLTSNTSGDGLMTRGDSGLLRRVFQNLLENGIRYNRSGGEVAVNVSEEGEWAMIVIEDSGIGIAPEHLPHIFERFYRADGSRARNSGGAGLGLSIAAYAVGLHKGQIEVKSTVGVGTTFIVKLPLCAA; via the coding sequence ATGAATCGAGGTACTTCCGTCCTGAAATCAGTAAAGAGAAGGCTTACCTTGAGGGTGCGGCTGGCGCTCTGGGTGACGGGGCTGTTGCTGGCAATCAGTATCGGATTATTGGTTCTGGTCAATGTGGCGACTCCGTTCACGACGACCAAAACTCATGTGATGACAGGGCAGATACCCGTCACAGTGGTGACAGCTCAAGCCCCGGAGGGGATGGGTATTCTTTTTGGAACTTCATCAATTGTACCAAGCATGGTAGTAGAGGGAGAGGACGTTGCCCTTCCGCCAGAGTCTGTGACTGTCACTTTCCCTTCGGGGACTACCTTCCCTTCAGAGGCGGTTTACCAGACCTCTCCTTCTTCTCCCGATGAGGTGGGAGAATCGCAATCCTATACCATCACCTTCCAGCCCTCTGCCGTGGAAAGGATAACTGGGGTTTCAACCTCAGCCGTTCGAGAGGATGTCTTTCATGAAATGCGTGTTATCTCACTCATCGGGCTGGGAGTAATTGTGCTGCTCGGCGGGCTTGGCGCTTATTGGCTGGCCGGACGGGCTCTCCGCCCGGTACAGAAACTCGCTCAAGCGGCTCAAGGCATTAACGCCCAAACGCTCGATACACGCCTCAATCTGAAAGGCCCGGAGGATGAACTCAAGCAATTGGCTGGTTCCTTCGACTCCATGTTGAATCGCTTGGAGTCTGCATTCGAACAGCAGGGCCGGTTCGTTGCCGATGCAGCCCACGAATTGCGGACACCCCTGGCCACATTGCGCGCGAGCCTGAATGTTGTCGGCGCCGATCCCAATGCCACAACTGAGCATTACCGTGAGATGAGTTTGACGCTGGAACGAGCACTCACTCGATTACAGCGATTGGTGGATGATCTTCTTCTGCTGGCAACGGAGGAACGCTTTCTTCCTGATACCCCAATTGTTCTTGAACCGCTCCTTGAGGAAGCTCTGCTCGATCTTAAACCGCTGGCAGACCAGCATTCGGTGAACCTGAAACTTACCAGCAACACAAGCGGTGATGGCCTGATGACGCGAGGAGATTCGGGACTGCTGAGACGAGTCTTCCAGAATCTCCTCGAGAACGGAATCCGCTATAACAGATCAGGTGGAGAAGTTGCAGTAAATGTTTCTGAGGAGGGAGAGTGGGCAATGATCGTCATAGAAGACAGCGGCATAGGCATTGCACCGGAACACTTGCCTCATATATTTGAGCGGTTCTACCGCGCGGATGGTTCGCGGGCCAGGAACAGTGGCGGAGCCGGGTTGGGCTTATCGATTGCCGCTTATGCCGTAGGGTTGCACAAAGGCCAAATCGAGGTAAAAAGCACTGTTGGTGTTGGGACTACTTTCATCGTAAAGCTGCCTCTCTGTGCAGCATAA
- a CDS encoding response regulator transcription factor, with protein sequence MRILIIEDEIDLANILAEGLRKQGYAVDAVFDGNHGYEHAAINDYDLLILDLNLPGMDGLEICRRLRISRPNLLILMVTARSHPADRITGLDIGADDYLAKPFDFGELVARVRALLRRDLRVRDTVIQLGKLKLDPASKIVWHDKCRLELTRKEFGIMEYLMRHPGEIISQEKLLEHVWDAEADPFSGSVRVHIHSLRRKLSGNGTSSEYIETIVGQGYRLVSSSFTEDTL encoded by the coding sequence TTGCGAATACTCATAATTGAGGACGAGATCGATCTTGCCAATATCCTTGCCGAAGGACTTCGGAAACAAGGATATGCTGTGGACGCTGTTTTTGACGGCAACCATGGCTACGAACATGCAGCCATCAACGACTATGATTTGTTGATCCTGGATCTGAATTTGCCGGGAATGGATGGCTTGGAAATCTGCCGCCGATTGCGGATCAGCCGACCCAATCTGCTGATTCTGATGGTGACCGCCCGCAGTCATCCCGCTGACAGGATTACCGGACTCGATATCGGGGCAGATGATTATCTGGCCAAGCCTTTTGATTTCGGCGAGCTTGTTGCTCGTGTGCGTGCGCTGTTGCGGCGAGACCTGCGAGTGCGGGATACCGTTATTCAATTGGGAAAACTTAAACTTGATCCGGCGTCCAAAATCGTCTGGCATGATAAATGCCGGCTTGAGCTTACCCGTAAAGAATTCGGCATCATGGAATACCTCATGCGTCATCCCGGAGAAATCATTTCGCAGGAGAAATTACTGGAGCATGTCTGGGATGCTGAAGCCGATCCCTTCTCCGGTTCGGTACGCGTCCACATTCACTCTTTGCGGCGGAAGCTCAGCGGCAATGGAACATCATCGGAATATATCGAAACCATCGTGGGGCAGGGATACAGGCTTGTCTCATCTTCTTTCACGGAGGATACATTATGA